Proteins encoded by one window of Brienomyrus brachyistius isolate T26 chromosome 1, BBRACH_0.4, whole genome shotgun sequence:
- the LOC125709711 gene encoding G-protein coupled receptor 22-like, translating to MHAPPALEEEGTMSNVTVHDNAESIDRSMNVAAPYPLSFQVTLTGFLMLEIVLGLSSNLTVLVLYCMKSNLINSVSNVVTVNLHVLDVLICVGCIPLTIVLILLSLEGNTALVCCFHEASVSFASVATAANVLAITLDRYDISVKPANRVLTMGRAVALLASIWALSFFSFLVPFMEVGFFSQARLDQNQTVATVAHTNQYYTELGLYYHLLAQIPIFFFTVVVMLVTYSKILQALNIRIGTRFHVVQKKKAHKKKKTISMTTQPDTTDASQSSTGRNPALGMRTSVSVIIALRRAVRRHRERRERQKRVFRMSLLIISTFLLCWTPITVLNTVILSIGPSNLMVKLRLGFLVMAYGTTIFHPLLYAFTRQKFQKVLKSKMKKRVVSIVEAEPLPKNAVIHNSWIDPKRNKKVTFEENEMRQKCLSSEDVE from the coding sequence ATGCATGCCCCCCCCGCGCTGGAGGAAGAGGGCACCATGAGCAACGTGACCGTCCACGACAACGCCGAGTCCATCGACCGCAGCATGAACGTAGCAGCACCCTACCCACTAAGTTTCCAGGTCACCCTGACTGGCTTCCTCATGCTCGAGATCGTCCTGGGCTTGAGCAGCAACCTCACCGTGCTGGTGCTCTATTGCATGAAGTCCAACCTCATCAACTCCGTGAGCAACGTGGTGACGGTCAACCTGCACGTGCTGGACGTGCTCATCTGCGTGGGCTGCATCCCGCTCACCATTGTGCTCATCCTGCTCTCGCTTGAGGGCAACACGGCGCTCGTCTGCTGCTTCCACGAGGCCTCCGTCTCCTTCGCCAGCGTCGCTACGGCCGCCAACGTGCTGGCCATCACGCTGGACCGCTACGACATCTCGGTCAAGCCTGCCAACCGTGTGCTGACTATGGGTCGCGCCGTGGCTCTGCTCGCCTCCATCTGGGCcctctccttcttcagcttcctGGTTCCCTTCATGGAGGTGGGCTTCTTCagccaggcaagactggaccagaaccagactgTAGCGACAGTGGCCCACACCAACCAGTACTACACAGAGTTGGGTCTCTACTACCACCTGCTGGCCCAGATCCCCATCTTCTTCTTCACCGTTGTGGTCATGCTAGTGACATACTCCAAGATCCTGCAAGCACTCAACATCCGTATCGGAACACGCTTCCACGTGGTGCAGAAGAAGAAGgcacacaagaagaagaagaccaTCTCCATGACGACACAGCCGGACACGACGGATGCCTCTCAGAGCAGCACAGGGCGTAACCCGGCGCTGGGCATGCGTACATCTGTCTCAGTCATCATTGCTTTGCGCCGGGCAGTCAGGCGTCACCGGGAGCGGCGAGAGAGGCAGAAAAGGGTCTTCCGGATGTCCCTCCTCATCATCTCCACCTTCCTGTTGTGTTGGACGCCCATAACTGTGCTTAACACAGTCATCCTGAGCATAGGCCCCAGTAACCTCATGGTTAAACTCAGACTAGGCTTCCTGGTCATGGCTTATGGGACGACCATCTTTCACCCACTGTTGTATGCCTTCACGCGCCAGAAGTTCCAGAAGGTGCTCAAAAGCAAAATGAAGAAGAGGGTCGTGTCCATAGTGGAGGCTGAGCCCCTGCCTAAAAACGCTGTTATCCACAACTCGTGGATTGACCCAAAGAGGAACAAAAAGGTGACTTTCGAGGAGAATGAAATGAGGCAGAAATGCCTCTCCTCGGAAGACGTTGAGTGA